ATCACGGTGCATCCACGCGCGGACGAACGTCACATCACCGTGCGTGATGTCCTGGACATAGCGGAGCTGCTTGCGTCCGAACGCGAGGAGGTCGAGCTCAATATCGAGGGAGACCCGCGGCCCGATTGGCTGCGAATGGTCGCTCGGGTGCGACCTCACCAGGCCACGTTGGTCCCAGTCAAGCCAGGCGAAATCACAAGCGATGCCGGCTGGCAGCCCGAGATGAAAACCGGCGACGAGCTGCGATCGGTCGTGTCGGATCTACGCGAACGAGCAATCCGTGTCAGTCTCTTCGTGGACCCTGAGCCCAGAGCGGTTGCGTGGGCCGAGCAGGTGGGCGCCGACCGCGTCGAGCTGTACACCGGGCCATTCG
This genomic window from Pseudomonadota bacterium contains:
- a CDS encoding pyridoxine 5'-phosphate synthase, translated to MAARLSVNVNKVATLRNSRGGSAPSVLQAVRTCLTAGARGITVHPRADERHITVRDVLDIAELLASEREEVELNIEGDPRPDWLRMVARVRPHQATLVPVKPGEITSDAGWQPEMKTGDELRSVVSDLRERAIRVSLFVDPEPRAVAWAEQVGADRVELYTGPFARAWLDGWDAARHTFSRYAEAAAQAHELGLGVNAGHDLDLDNLVLFRRLNHLDEVSIGHALISRALFVGLETVVHEYLQVLAET